A region from the uncultured Macellibacteroides sp. genome encodes:
- the pckA gene encoding phosphoenolpyruvate carboxykinase (ATP), protein MANLDLSKYGIVSDAVIVRNPSYEQLFQAEMDPSNQGYEVGILTNTGAVAVDTGVFTGRSPKDRYIVKDATTEDTIWWDGTINKPVSTEVWNDLKALSLKQLSSSEKLYVVDTYCGTNEDTRMKVRFVMEVAWQAHFVTNMFIRPSQYELEHYGEPDFVVLNSSKTTNPNWKEQGLNSEVFVCFNLTEKLQVIGGTWYGGEMKKGMFAMMNYYLPLRGMASMHCSANVGKDGDVAVFFGLSGTGKTTLSADPKRYLIGDDEHGWDDNGVFNYEGGCYAKVISLSQENEPDIWQAIKRDALLENVTVREDGSVDYADGSKTENTRVSYPIYHINKIVLPSRAGHASKIIYLSADAFGVLPPVSILDENQAQYHFLCGYTSKLAGTERGITEPVPSFSPAFGEAFLTLHPTMYAKTLVSKMKEHGAKAYLVNTGWNGTGKRISIKNTRAIIDAIIDGTIESAEKVTVPILNLTVPKVLNNVSEGILDPRDTYADVNEWTAKAKSLGAKYIKNFEQYCDNDDAKALIASGPQL, encoded by the coding sequence ATGGCAAATTTAGATTTAAGTAAGTATGGCATCGTATCGGATGCTGTAATTGTTCGGAATCCTTCTTACGAACAGTTATTTCAGGCTGAAATGGATCCTAGTAACCAAGGTTACGAAGTTGGTATATTAACCAATACTGGTGCGGTAGCAGTAGACACAGGTGTTTTTACCGGTCGTTCTCCTAAAGACAGATATATTGTTAAGGATGCAACTACAGAAGATACTATTTGGTGGGATGGCACAATCAACAAGCCAGTTTCTACCGAAGTTTGGAACGATTTGAAGGCATTGTCGCTCAAACAGCTCTCTTCATCAGAAAAATTATACGTTGTAGATACATATTGCGGAACAAACGAAGATACACGTATGAAAGTACGTTTCGTTATGGAAGTAGCATGGCAGGCACACTTTGTGACCAACATGTTTATCCGTCCTTCTCAGTATGAACTTGAGCACTATGGCGAACCCGATTTCGTTGTATTAAACTCTTCAAAAACTACAAACCCTAACTGGAAAGAACAAGGTTTGAACTCTGAAGTGTTTGTTTGCTTCAACCTTACTGAAAAACTTCAGGTTATCGGTGGTACATGGTACGGCGGTGAAATGAAGAAAGGTATGTTCGCTATGATGAACTACTACTTGCCTTTGAGAGGTATGGCTTCTATGCACTGTTCTGCCAATGTTGGAAAAGACGGTGATGTAGCTGTATTCTTTGGCCTTTCAGGTACAGGAAAAACAACTCTTTCTGCAGATCCAAAACGTTACCTTATCGGTGACGATGAGCACGGTTGGGACGATAACGGTGTATTTAACTACGAAGGTGGTTGCTATGCTAAGGTTATCAGCCTGAGTCAGGAAAACGAACCAGATATCTGGCAAGCTATCAAACGTGATGCATTACTTGAAAACGTAACTGTTCGCGAAGATGGTTCTGTTGACTATGCTGATGGTTCAAAGACAGAAAACACACGTGTTTCTTATCCTATCTATCACATCAACAAGATCGTTCTTCCTTCAAGAGCAGGACACGCTAGCAAGATCATTTACTTGTCGGCTGATGCATTTGGAGTATTGCCTCCGGTTTCTATCCTTGATGAAAACCAGGCTCAGTATCACTTCCTGTGTGGTTACACTTCTAAGTTAGCAGGTACAGAACGCGGTATCACAGAACCAGTTCCTTCTTTCTCTCCTGCATTCGGCGAAGCATTCCTTACCCTGCATCCTACTATGTACGCTAAGACCCTTGTTTCAAAGATGAAGGAACACGGAGCAAAGGCTTATTTGGTAAACACAGGCTGGAACGGAACAGGCAAGCGTATTTCTATTAAGAACACACGTGCGATCATTGACGCGATCATTGATGGTACAATCGAAAGTGCAGAAAAAGTTACAGTACCTATATTGAACTTAACTGTTCCTAAGGTATTGAACAACGTATCTGAAGGCATCCTTGATCCTCGTGATACTTATGCTGATGTTAATGAATGGACTGCAAAGGCTAAGAGCCTTGGTGCAAAATATATTAAGAATTTTGAGCAATACTGCGATAACGATGATGCTAAAGCATTAATTGCATCAGGTCCGCAGTTGTAA